One genomic region from Candidatus Saccharimonadia bacterium encodes:
- a CDS encoding glycosyltransferase: protein MSTPLVSVVIPTKNSIRFLKACLASVKEQSYKNVETIVVDGQSTDGTIELCNKMGAKVLQYDPKVKKGFFDAPFRRNYGVENAGGELVYYVDADMELTKNVIRDAVELCTESGSDAVIIPEDSFGIGVWAQAKNLERRCYWGDDSVEAPRFLKRSVWVQLGGLDTSLGGGGDDWDLYQKLRDHGYTVSRIKSLVMHNEGHLSLRKLMRKRFMYGRDSARYISKRPAAGVKSYFPIRMAYLRNWKLFARRPVDAAAFMVMRLAEYSAGFVGILYSVLKGNA, encoded by the coding sequence ATGAGCACCCCCCTTGTATCTGTTGTTATCCCAACAAAAAACAGCATCCGTTTCCTCAAGGCCTGTCTGGCGTCCGTGAAAGAGCAGTCCTATAAAAACGTCGAGACGATCGTCGTTGATGGTCAATCCACAGACGGAACCATTGAGCTCTGCAATAAAATGGGCGCTAAAGTTTTACAATATGATCCCAAAGTCAAAAAAGGATTTTTTGACGCCCCCTTCCGCAGAAACTATGGAGTCGAAAACGCTGGCGGCGAGTTAGTCTATTATGTAGACGCGGATATGGAATTAACAAAGAATGTTATCCGTGACGCCGTAGAGCTTTGCACTGAATCCGGCAGTGATGCTGTAATAATTCCAGAAGACTCATTCGGCATTGGGGTATGGGCCCAAGCCAAAAACCTAGAAAGAAGATGCTACTGGGGCGACGACTCGGTCGAGGCGCCTCGTTTTCTAAAGCGCAGCGTATGGGTGCAACTGGGAGGCCTCGATACGAGCCTGGGAGGGGGAGGAGACGACTGGGATTTATACCAGAAGTTGAGAGATCACGGCTACACTGTCTCCAGAATCAAATCGCTAGTCATGCACAATGAGGGGCACTTGAGCCTCCGAAAACTTATGCGAAAGAGATTTATGTACGGGCGGGATTCAGCTCGGTACATTTCCAAACGGCCGGCCGCCGGTGTAAAAAGCTACTTTCCCATACGAATGGCATATTTGAGAAATTGGAAGCTGTTCGCCCGTCGTCCCGTCGACGCCGCAGCCTTTATGGTTATGAGACTGGCCGAATATTCAGCAGGGTTTGTCGGGATACTTTACTCGGTACTAAAGGGGAATGCATGA
- a CDS encoding NAD(P)-dependent oxidoreductase: MKATQFWKNKTVLVAGGLGFVGAHVIEELLRQDAKVICLYRGGDTKFFHKRGLDVSNLTFQKIDLLDSHGVNLVTQNADVLINCAALDGNAEFKRKNAAKILDSNLRIVSNLLNAAVENSISDVVLLSSAEVYPGQVSNPIRESDDYRKNWDYTDNGYVLSKRFSEIMGEAFRSQYGIKIYHPRPANIYGPRDHFGSAMNRVIPSMIKKIADDQDVEIWGDGSQVRSFVYVTDAAKGILGMVENEFDDYLNIGSPEAISVLELANRIGDLQGKKVKANLDTSKPGGSARRVLDVANHLRMTGGEYTDLNSGIDQTIQWYLA, from the coding sequence ATGAAAGCTACGCAATTTTGGAAGAATAAAACTGTTTTAGTTGCCGGCGGCTTAGGATTCGTGGGTGCCCATGTCATAGAGGAGCTCCTGCGGCAAGACGCAAAAGTAATCTGTCTCTACCGCGGGGGGGATACGAAATTTTTCCACAAACGCGGGCTAGACGTATCGAATCTTACTTTCCAAAAGATAGATTTGCTTGATTCGCACGGGGTTAATTTAGTCACCCAAAATGCTGACGTTTTAATTAATTGTGCCGCCCTCGATGGAAACGCAGAATTTAAGCGAAAAAATGCCGCCAAGATACTCGATTCCAATTTAAGAATCGTCTCCAATCTTTTAAACGCCGCGGTCGAAAACTCCATCAGTGACGTGGTCCTCTTAAGTTCGGCGGAGGTGTACCCGGGACAAGTTAGTAATCCTATTCGCGAAAGTGATGACTATAGAAAAAATTGGGACTATACCGATAATGGCTATGTCTTATCCAAGAGGTTTTCAGAGATCATGGGAGAGGCCTTCCGATCTCAATACGGCATAAAAATCTATCATCCCCGTCCCGCAAATATTTATGGCCCCCGAGATCATTTTGGCTCTGCGATGAATCGCGTGATCCCCAGCATGATTAAAAAAATAGCCGACGATCAAGACGTCGAAATTTGGGGTGACGGCAGTCAAGTCAGGAGCTTCGTATACGTCACTGATGCCGCAAAAGGCATCTTGGGAATGGTCGAAAATGAATTTGACGATTATTTAAATATCGGGTCCCCCGAAGCGATTTCGGTACTTGAGTTGGCAAACCGGATAGGTGATCTTCAGGGAAAAAAAGTCAAAGCAAACCTGGACACGAGCAAGCCTGGCGGGTCGGCGCGGCGAGTCCTAGACGTAGCAAATCATCTGAGGATGACCGGCGGAGAATATACGGATCTCAATAGCGGCATCGATCAAACCATTCAATGGTATCTTGCCTAG